The nucleotide sequence AGTAGTATAGGTTAGGCTTTTTAGTTCTCACAGGGGCGACGCTCGGACGGATGGCCGCACTTCATCTTCGAGTTGGTATTTCAGGCTTCGATCCTACTCGAGTTCGTCAATCAGATCGGAGTCGACAAAGCTCTGAAGTAGATTTCTGTCAATCCCTTTTGGCCGCCGAGGGTAGGGTTTCTCACCATGCATGCGCGATGGCGAGGTCTGGGGTCAAGCACTTCAAATAGATTCAAGGGTTGAATGATGACGACTACAACTGCAGAGTGTTTGTCCTTAGGTGCACGTGCACAAAAGACTTCTCgattgtcatcgacaaggtcatgTCGGCTATGGTATGGGAGCAGCTACATCAGCGCATCAACGGCACATTCTGCCAGCGGTAGTGGTCATTCGGAGGTACGAGGAACTCGATGTAATCTTTATTTTTGTTTGTTGTGCTTTGTACTTTcgatgaacttttataatagaACTTGGTATTTTTGGGAGAAAAAAAACCCAGAGAACCCAGCCTCATGAGCATATAATCTATAGAACGCTGTAGTGTCCTCCGTGATACCAGATTATCATCACACTCGAGCTCATATGTTTTCCACGGTGCCAATAAACGATGCATTGGGAGTGATACTATACTAGAAATTTAACGGTGGAGTGTTTTTAAAAATGTTGCAACGTTACTTTTTGTCTGATAACACATGGGGAGAAAAAATGTTGCAATGGTTTTTCATACGCAATGGAAGAATATCGTGTTCGCCGAAGAAAGAAAAGGGAAAGATACCGTAATGTCCTTCCCATTTTCTGCAGGGGGTTATGGCATTGGATTTTCAGAATCAATCTGCAGCAATGGCGGCCGTGCCCGTTGGAGCTCCTCCGCCGGCCAAAAGGAAAAAGGAGGGCCCCGATTGCCTGGAAACCTCGCCGGTCCCTCCGGCCATGGTGGGCGCAGACTGGTCCTCGCTCCCATACGACCTCCTCCGCCGCATCGCTGACACCCTCCTGGACACAAACGACGTGGACTGCTACATGGACTTGCGTGCCGTCTGCCGTCACTGGCGCTCCACCACCGACGACCCCCGGAGCGACGCCACCGACCCCCGCTTCCGCCCTCGCCAGTGGATCGTCCTCGACGAGGTCTTCACGAGCGACACGCGCCGCCTCTTGGTCAACACCGCTAGCGGCCGGTGCCTCCACAGGGAGCTCCCGCAGCTCCGCGACCACCACATCGTCGCCACAACCCTCGGCGGCTTCTTCGTCCTGGCCGACAAGAGCCCTCCCCACGCCGCTCGTGTCTTCAACCCTCTCACCGGTGGCCTCATCAGCTTCAGTGCTCCCGTGCCTCCCGAGGGAAAGGTTGCCGCCGCCGTCTGCTTCGGCATGGCTTCGCCCATGCTTACCTTATTGTGTGACTCGTCTCGCAAGCATTACACGGCCTTTCCTGACAGTGAATGTTTCATCACCCACGAGCACGAGCATCAGCACAAACATAATTATGGTATATTGAGGATGGCGATCAGAGGTGGTTTCGATGGCGGCTTGCAGTGATTAACCCAATTACAAGACGTGGTTTTCAAGATCAACAATTCGATGAAGTTGGTTCAGGTTCACCCTGCTCAGTTTCTCTTTAACAATCTTCCTGAGACGGCAGATCCGGAGGATATGGTGTGTTTCCTAATGGAATTTGGTGGGCAAGCGCTGACGATCGCAAAGCTACATCGACTCATAAAGGTTATCAAGTTTGAGCCCGAGCACGACGTCCGTGCGCGTTTGCAGAGCATCGGCAGATTCGCCATCTTTGTCGGCCATGCCAGGTGCTTAGCCGTCGATGCCGACAAGTTCCCGTCCGTCGAAGCGAACTGCGTCTACTACATTGAACGCTTGGGCTCGTCTGCCCACATGTGCAAGTACAGCCTCCAGGATGAGAAAGATGAGAGGGTCTCTGACGCTGTAGATTTTGTGAAGCATAACAAGCAGTTTGTCCTTGCCGCTGACCGTCCTTTCACGATCATCCATCTTATCGCGAGCTATACCATCAACGTCCGGGATTCTGAACTAGCCTCGCAACAAATACCATTCGGCGAAGTCTTCGACGAAGATGAGACATCTCCTATGTTTATGGATGGTGGTCTCCTCCATCTCGACGAGTTGTATCATTAAGGGTGGAAAGAGTCATACATCCCTGAGGAAGAACCGTCTATCGACCTTGGGGGTGATGAGCTAGAGCTCCTCTAGCAAATGTTGTAGGGTTCCATCTGATTTGCTTGATGCTCCTGATTTTCTGCAATTCGCCGACTTCTGAAATTTTCTCCCCTTAATTTTCTGTACGTACGTTGCAGCCAGGCTTATAAACAGCGGTACGAATGTAATGCTCCCCTGGCGTGTATGATTCAGCTCTTGTACAGCTTTCCTTTTTGTAATATGTTCTTTGTTTGGTTTATGGGCATTACTACGGAATGGCACATCCCAATTTGTAGCTTTGCAGTTCAATAGTTCACCATTGCTGCTAGATCTTAAGATGTGCTGTGCGTATAAAAATTTCTGATGTTTACATATTTTTGCTGTGCATTTATAGATACAGGTAGATTATTAGGTCAGGGTTGCATATTTAGCCTGTACCCTATCGTCGTGTTTCTGTTTCACATTAACACCAACGCATTATCGTCTTGCTGGTGCCTTAATTAACAAAAGGTAATGGTCGATGATACGAGAGATTGCACTCAAGAATCAAGAATTCAAACttttaccaccaccaccaccaccactactactactactactactactcagtaATGCAATACATGAGTAGCAAGGATTTCAGAACTGTAGTTGGAACATAGACCAGATCGAGTGGCCAATGGGTGAGAGTCAGAGGCATATATTTTTGCCTGGCATCATCGAGGTTCCCCACCTCACCTTTGAGGATATCACCCAGAGGTAAGTTTGACCTTTCACCCGAGTGTAGTTAGCCAAATTCAGTAGTAGTACATCCGCGATGTTTGTCTAGGGGATTCGGCATGCCCCTTCATCAAAACATGCCCACTCTATACATATTCTAATTTCTTCTTAATGAAAAGACATCGTTCTTGCTGTTTTCTTGGGGAAACAAAGGTCAAACTTAGTTGAGGGAAACAAAAGTAGAAAGCAACATATAGTTTAATACTCCATATGCAACAGTTTGAAAAACAAAACAAATTTATTTTTTCTACTCCCGGTATCTTTTGCATAAATGTTTCTTAACTAGTTTTAAGTGATCAGTTGCATCTGCATTATTAGTTAATTCCAAAAGGAAGAAAAACACGGTATGATCCAAGAAAAAAAATGGATCTCAACTGTGTCAGAAAGTTTTATATGAAAAGCACATCTTAAGTTCATAGCACCAACGGTGAACTGCAAAGCAACAAATTTAGATCTCAACTGCAATTGGGGTACAAACTGTACTGGGCCATTCTGCAGTGTTGGCAGAAATCCAACAATCAGCAAATTACAAAAGGAAGGTAGTATAAGGGGTGAATGGCGGCCAGGAAGCATTACCACGGTTCCACAAACCACCTGGTAAGCACATCTAAAACTTGATTCTTGCCGAGAACATGACATTGCAAAATTCAGAAGTTGGCATAAATTGAGCCAAAAGAGTCTACTCTCAGAAACTAAGCACCAAATTGCACTGCTGAGTAGTATACGTATGAAGTGCACAAAGACCCAAGAGAACATCAAGCAAAAAACAGATAGAAATGGTATCGTAGCTTCACTTCCACCAAAGGTAATCTCAACAAAACAAACAACTAGAGAGAAAACTAGAACCATAGAGATCACTATCTAGATTGTTGATCAAAAGCACCGAACAACATCTGATGCAAGGCAAGTTGGGAATCCCTGAGCCGACAGTGTAGGTCAAGAGAATATGGACGATCGCGAAAGGACGTTCGGCAACAAGAACAAACAGCTTGTTCTGCCTCACAAAATCGATGGTTTTGATTTTTAACATAACCAGGTTATTACCGGTACCAGTCGCCTACCTGCATAGAATAGTATACATTATACAAAACCGTCCAAAGTTCTTGCTGTGCTGCTCCTGCAGACTAATCAATTAACCTTGGAAGGGTTCCTTCCTCCTAGTGAAGTTTTTATAGCGTGTTTGAGTTTGATTGTGGGAGAGAAAAACAGTGCAAGTTTCTGCATTTTTTTCTACTCGTGTTGGTATCAGGCTCCTTACTATGAGTTTGTATCTAATTTCACATGCTGGCTTGTGGAAGTCACCAACAAGGTACAAACTAGAGTAGAGCCCTGATAATTGCATTCAGCTGCTGAAATAACATCAGTGTCAGGTAACTAGTTAAGGCTGCTGCATACCAGGTGAAGAATGTATAGATGTACTCTGAGAACAAGTAGATGTGCACACACCTGCCACTCCATGAATCACTTGCAATTCTCACCCAGTGGTCAATGTTCCAACAACTACTCTGCATCCTCAGCTTAGACACGCCAAGGTGATTGGTCACAAGGTCGTGGAAAAACAGAGGATCTAAGCTTGGACCAAAGAGCACCGGATACAGTTCAAGGTGAAGAGATTTGTTGATCCATCGCCAGTTACACATGCCACATCAATTAATCTGGATGATGAACTTACTTTGACACCTTACTTCTAAATTCTGAAGCCAATGATCAGAGTGACTTTCAACTTACTTCTACAGTAGTATTGCCACACAACAGGCCTGTGCTGTCCTGCTCAAGACATGAACAAACTATAGAACCTGGGCCTGGCGATGACAAACATTTCTTGTGTTTATTAGTACAGGTTTTGTTTCTTCAACTTATGTTCAGATCATGCATCACATGAAGCAATGATCCTTAAAATGTTTAGCACAAAAAGTGAAATAGTAAAAGAGATCGCTCAAAACAACATAACAGGAAAACGGTGTCAGGATGGAAGCCCAAAATGATATTCATAGATATTTCAGTTTGCTGTACCAGTCTTTTCTACAAAATGCTAAATCTCCTTGGATCGAGTCAAATATAACCAGCTGCAATAGATGCATCAAGAAAAATGAATTGTGACAGAACATTTCGTTGAGCAGTTGACTATGAGGCAACCATTAATTTAACTACCAGTACTCTAAGGTCTTCTAAAAATATCAGATGTAGCATGCGAGTCAACAAAGAATCTGCCTATGTTCATCGCCAGCTTCAACAAAGGGGAGAAACAAGAAACACCATAAATATTGATTATTAAGAAGACAACTAGATAAAAAATGGTAATGTCAATTTTTTAATTCAAGAAATAGGGTGCTAAGAACTAAGAACAGCTGCGCTAGCAACGTAAATTCCTGCCAAGAATATAGACACATGAGGCGGATCAGCTGGCAAATATTCCAAAAGCAAATCAACATTACTTCACTTCAGCCGAAAGGGAGACAAGCAATTAACATTCAGAGCTGGCGGGCGTGGTGGGCGAGGAGgaagcggcgagtggaggtggcgcGGCGGACGGCGCGGCAGCGGAGCAGGGATTTGGGGTCGAGGCGGACGAGGATCTCCCAGATGAAGACGTCGTCTAGGAGGCCGGGGAGGAGAAGCGtcgttgctgctgttgttgtggCCGGCGCCATGGCCGCCGGGCTGGGCTTAGCCCAGAAGCAGATCACTCTGAACTTCTCTGTTTTGATCACttgtgaaccaaggagtttctgaaacaaacaaaaaaaacttGTGAACCAAGGAGATCGCGGGTACAACATTTCTTTTCTTCCTTGCACCGAAAAAAGGATTTTTCCAAGAGATTGCAAAAAAAATCTGTTTCAAAAACATATTATANNNNNNNNNNNNNNNNNNNNNNNNNNNNNNNNNNNNNNNNNNNNNNNNNNNNNNNNNNNNNNNNNNNNNNNNNNNNNNNNNNNNNNNNNNNNNNNNNNNNNNNNNNNNNNNNNNNNNNNNNNNNNNNNNNNNNNNNNNNNNNNNNNNNNNNNNNNNNNNNNNNNNNNNNNNNNNNNNNNNNNNNNNNNNNNNNNNNNNNNNNNNNNNNNNNNGGCAAGAAACTTGATTCTTGCCGAGAACATGACATTGCAAAATTCAGAAGTTGGCATAAATTGAGCCAAAAGAGTCTACTCTCAGAAACTAAGCACCAAATTGCACTGCTGGGTAGTATACGTATGAAGTGCACAAAGACCCAAGAGAACATCAAGAAAAAAACAGATAGAAATGGTACAGTAGCTTCACTTCCACCAAAGGTAATCTCAACAAAACAAACAACTAGAGAGAAAACTGGAACCATAGAGATCACTATCTAGATTGTTGATCAAAAGCACCGAACAACATCTGATGCAAGGCAAGTTGGGAATCCCTGAGCCGACAGTGTAGGTCAAGAGAATATGGACGATCGCGAAAGGACGTTCGGCAACAAGAACAAACAGCTTGTTCTGCCTCACAAAATCGATGGTTTTGATTTTTAACATAACCAGGTTATTACCGGTACCAGTCGCCTACCTGCATAGAATAGTATACATTGTACAAACCGTCCAAAGTTCTTGTTGTGCTGCTCCTGCAGACTAATCAATTAACCTTGGAAGGGTTTCTTCCTCCTAGTGAAGTTTTTATAGCGTGTTTGAGTTCGATTGTGGGAGAGAAAAACAGTGCAAGTTTCTGCATTTTTCTACTCTTGTTGGTATCAAGCTCCTTACTATGAGTTTGTATCTAATTTCACATGCTGGCTTGTGGAAGTCACCAACAAGGTACAAACTAGAGTAGAGCCCTGATAATTGCATTCAGCTGCTGAAATAACATCAGTGTCAAGTAACTAGTTAAGGCTGCTGCATACTAGGTGAAGAATGTATAGATGTACTCTGAGAACAAGTAGATGTGCACACACCTGCCACTCCATGAATCACTTGCAATTCTCACCCACTGGTCAATGTTCCAACAACTACTCTGCATCCTCAGCTTAGACACGCCAAGGTGATTGGTCACAAGGTCGTGGAAAACCAGACGATCTAAGCTTGGACCAAAGAGCACCGGATACAGTTCAAGGTGAAGAGATTTGTTGATCCATCGCCAGTTACACATGCCACATCAATTAATCTGGATGATGAACTTACTTTGACACCTTACTTCTAAATTCTGAAGCCAATGATCAGAGTGACTTTCAACTTACTTCTACAGTAGTATTGCCACACAACAGGCCTGTGATGTCCTGCTCAAGACATGAACAAACTATAGAACCTGGGCCTGGCGATGACAAACATTTCTTGTGTTTATTAGTACAGGTTTTGTTTCTTCAACTTATGTTCAGATCATGCATCACATGAAGCAATGATCCTTAAAATGTTTAGCACAAAAAGTGAAATAGTAAAAGAGATCACTCAAAACAACATAACAGGAAAACGGTGTCAGGATGGAAGCCCAAAATGGTATTCATAGATATTTCAGTTTGCTGTACTAGTCTTTTCTACAAAATGCTAAATCTCCTTGGATCGAGTCAAATATAACCAGCTGCAATAGATGCATCAAGAAAAATGAATTGTGACAGAACATTTCGTTGAGCATTTGACTATGAGGCAACCATTAATTTAACTACCAGTACTCTAAGGTCTTCTAAAAATATCAGATGTAGCATGCGAGTCAACAAAGAATCTGCCTATGTTCATCGCCAGCTTCAACAAAGGGGAGAAACAAGAAACACCATAAATATTGACTATTAAGAAGACAACTAAATAAAAAATGGTAATGTCAATTTTTTAATTCAAGAAATAGGGTGCTAAGAACTAAGAACAGCGCTAGCAACGTAAATTCCTCCCAAGAATATAGACACATGAGGCAGATCAGCTGGCAAATATTCCAAAAGCAAATCAACATTACTTCACTTCAGCCGAAAGGGAGACAAGCAATTAACATTCAGAGCTGGCGGGCATGGTGGGCGAGGAGgaagcggcgagtggaggtggcgcGGCGGACAGCGCGGCAGCGGAGGAGGGATTTGGGGTTGAGGCGGACGAGGATCTCCCAGATGAAGACGTCGTCTAGGAGGCCGGGGAGGAGAAGCGTCGTCGCTACTGCTGTTGTGGCCGCCGCCATGGCCACCGGGCTGGGCTTAGCCCAGAAGCAGATCACTCTGAACTTCTCTGTTTTGATCACttgtgaaccaaggagtttctCAATCAAACAAAAAAAACTTGTGAACCAAGGAGATCGCGGGGTACAACATTTCTTTTCTTCCTTGCACCGAAAAAAGGATTTTTcccaaagattgcaaaaaaaaATCTGTTTCAAAAATATATTATACTAcaacccgccccccccccccaaatctgttcaaaaatatatatttttttggTTCAAAAAAATCTGTTCAAAAATCGGCAAGAAACTTGATTCTTGCCGAGAACATGACATTGCAAAATTCAGAAGATGGCATAAATTGAGCCAAAAGAGTCTTCTCTCAGAAACTAAGCACCAAATTGCACTGCTGAGTAGTATACGTATGAAGTGCACAAAGACCCAAGAGAACATCAAGAAAAAAACAGATACAAATGGTACAGTAGCTTCACTTCCACCAAAGGTAATCTCAACAAAACAAACAACTAGAGAGAAAACTGGAACCATAGAGATCACTATCTAGATTGTTGATCAAAAGCACCGAACAACATCTGATGCAAGGCAAGTTGGGAATCCCTGAGCCGACAGTGTAGGTCAAGAGAATATGGACGATCGCGAAAGGACGTTCGGCAACAAGAACAAATAGCTTGTTCTGCCTCACAAAATCGATGGTTTTGATTTTTAACATAACCAGGTTATTACCGGTACCAGTCGCCTACCTGCATAGAATAGTATACATTGTACAAAACCGTCCAAAGTTCTTGTTGTGCTGCTCCTGCAGACTAATCAATTAACCTTGGAAGGGTTTCTTCCTCCTAGTGAAGTTTTTATAGCGTGTTTGAGTTCGATTGTGGGAGAGAAAAACAGTGCAAGTTTCTGCATTTTTCTACTCTTGTTGGTATCAAGCTCCTTACTATGAGTTTGTATCTAATTTCACATGCTGGCTTGTGGAAGTCACCAACAAGGTACAAACTAGAGTAGAGCCCTGATAATTGCATTCAGCTGCTGAAATAACATCAGTGTCAAGTAACTAGTTAAGGCTGCTGCATACCAGGTGAAGAATGTATAGATGTACTCTGAGAACAAGTAGATGTGCACACACCTGCCACTCCATGAATCACTTGCAATTCTCACCCACTGGTCAATGTTCCAACAACTACTCTGCATCCTCAGCTTAGACACGCCAAGGTGATTGGTCACAAGGTCGTGGAAAACCAGACGATCTAAGCTTGGACCAAAGAGCACCGGATACAGTTCAAGGTGAAGAGATTTGTTGATCCATCGCCAGTTACACATGCCACATCAATTAATCTAGATGATGAACTTACTTTGACACCTTACTTCTAAATTTTGAAGCCAATGATCAGAGTGACTTTCAACTTACTTCTACAGTAGTATTGCCACACAACAGGCCTGTGATGTCCTGCTCAAGACATGAACAAACTATAGAACCTGGGCCTGGCGATGACAAACATTTCTTGTGTTTATTAGTACAGGTTTTGTTTCTTCAACTTATGTTCAGATCATGCATCACATGAAGCAATGATCCTTAAAATGTTTAGCACAAAAAGTGAAATAGTAAAAGAGATCACTCAAAACAACATAACAGGAAAACGGTGTCAGGATGGAAGCCCAAAATGGTATTCATAGATATTTCAGTTTGCTGTACTAGTCTTTTCTACAAAATGCTAAATCTCCTTGGATCGAGTCAAATATAACCAGCTGCAATAGATGCATCAAGAAAAATGAATTGTGACAGAACATTTCGTTGAGCAGTTGACTATGAGGCAACCATTAATTTAACTACCAGTACTCTAAGGTCTTCTAAAAATATCAAATGTAGCATGCGAGTCAACAAAGAATCTGCCTATGTTCATCGCCAGCTTCAACAAAGGGGAGAAACAAGAAACACCATAAATATTGACTATTAAGAAGACAACTAAATAAAAAATGGTAATGTCAATTTTTTAATTCAAGAAATAGGGTGCTAAGAACTAAGAACAGCGCTAGCAACGTAAATTCCTCCCAAGAATATAGACACATGAGGCAGATCAGCTGGCAAATATTCCAAAAGCAAATCAACATTACTTCACTTCAGCCGAAAGGGAGACAAGCAATTAACATTCAGAGCTGGCAGGCATGGTGGGCGAGGAGgaagcggcgagtggaggtggcgcGGCGGACAGCGCGGCAGCGGAGGAGGGATTTGGGGTTGAGGCGGACGAAGATCTCCCAGATGAAGACGTCGTCTAGGAGGCCGGGGAGGAGAAGCGTCGTCGCTACTGCTGTTgtggccgccgccatggccgccgggcTGGGCTTAGCCCAGAAGCAGATCACTCTGAACTTCTCTGTTTTGATCACttgtgaaccaaggagtttctcaaacaaacaaaaaaaacttGTGAACCAAGGAGATCGCGGGGTACAACATTTCTTTTCTTCCTTGCACCGAAAAAAGGACTTTTcccaaagattgcaaaaaaaaATCTGTTTCAAAAATATATTATACTACAACNNNNNNNNNNNNNNNNNNNNNNNNNNNNNNNNNNNNNNNNNNNNNNNNNNNNNNNNNNNNNNNNNNNNNNNNNNNNNNNNNNNNNNNNNNNNNNNNNNNNNNNNNNNNNNNNTgttcaaaaatatattttttttgGTTCAAAAAAATCTGTTCAAAAATCGGCAAGAAACTTGATTCTTGCCGAGAACATGACATTGCAAAATTCAGAAGTTGGCATAAATTGAGCCAAAAGAGTCTACTCTCAGAAACTAAGCACCAAATTGCACTGCTGGGTAGTATACGTATGAAGTGCACAAAGACCCAAGAGAACATCAAGAAAAAAGAAGATACAAATGGTACAGTAGCTTCACTTCCACCAAAGGTAATCTCAACAAAACAAACAACTAGAGAGAAAACTGGAACCATAGAGATCACTATCTAGATTGTTGATCAAAAGCACCGAACAACATCTGATGCAAGGCAAGTTGGGAATCCCTGAGCCGACAGTGTAGGTCAAGAGAATATGGGCGATCGCGAAAGGACGTTCGGCAACAAGAACAAACAGCTTGTTCTGCCTCACAAAATCGATGGTTTTGATTTTTAACATAACCAGGTTATTACCGGTACCAGTCGCCTACCTGCATAGAATAGTATACATTGTACAAAACCGTCCAAAGTTCTTGTTGTGCTGCTCCTGCAGACTAATCAATTAACCTTGGAAGGGTTTCTTCCTCCTAGTGAAGTTTTTATAGCGTGTTTGAGTTCGATTGTGGGAGAGAAAAACAGTGCAAGTTTCTGCATTTTTTCTACTCTTGTTGGTATCAAGCTCCTTACTATGAGTTTGTATCTAATTTCACATGCTGGCTTGTGGAAGTCACCAACAAGGTACAAACTAGAGTAGAGCCCTGATAATTGCATTCAGCTGCTGAAATAACATCAGTGTCAGGTAACTAGTTAAGGCTGCTGCATACCAGGTGAAGAATGTATAGATGTACTCTGAGAACAAGTAGATGTGCACACACCTGCCACTCCATGAATCACTTGCAATTCTCACCCACTGGTCAATGTTCCAACAACTACTCTGCATCCTCAGCTTAGACACGCCAAGGTGATTGGTCACAAGGTCGTGGAAAAACAGAGGATCTAAGCTTGGACCAAAGAGCACCGGATACAGTTCAAGGTGAAGAGATTTGTTGATCCATCGCCAGTTACACATGCCACATCAATTAATCTGGATGATGAACTTACTTTGACACCTTACTTCTAAATTCTGAAGCCAATGATCAGAGTGACTTTCAACTTACTTCTACAGTAGTATTGCCACACAACAGGCCTGTGCTGTCTTGCTCAAGACATGAACAAACTATAGAACCTGGGCCTGGCGATGACAAACATTTCTTGTGTTTATTAGTACAGGTTTTGTTTCTTCAACTTATGTTCACATCATGCATCACATGAAGCAATGATCCTTAAAATGTTTAGCACAAAAAGTGAAATAGTAAAAGAGATCGCTCAAAACAACATAACAGGAAAACGGTGTCAGGATGGAAGCCCAAAATGATATTCATAGATATTTCAGTTTGCTGTACCAGTCTTTTCTACAAAATGCTAAATCTCCTTGGATCGAGTCAAATATAACCAGCTGCAATAGATGCATCAAGAAAAATGAATTGTGACAGAACATTTCGTTGAGCAGTTGACTATGAGGCAACCATTAATTTAACTACCAGTACTCTAAGGTCTTCTAAAAATATCAGATGTAGCATGCGAGTCAACAAAGAATCTGCCTATGTTCATCGCCAGCTTCAACAAAGGGGAGAAACAAGAAACACCATAAATATTGACTATTAAGAAGTCAACTAGATAAAAAATGGTAATGTCAATTTTTTAATTCAAGAAATAGGGTGCTAAGAACTAAGAACAGCTGCGCTAGCAACGTAAATTCCTGCCAAGAATATAGACACATGAGGCGGATCAGCTGGCAAATATTCCAAAAGCAAATCAACATTACTTCACTTCAGCCGAAAGGGAGACAAGCAATTAACATTCAGAGCTGGCGGGCGTGGTGGGCGAGGAGgaagcggcgagtggaggtggcgcggcggacggcgcggcagcggaggagggATTTGGGGTCGAGGCAGACGAGGATCTCCCAGATGAAGACGTCGTCTAGGAGGCCGGGGAGGAGAAGCgtcgttgctgctgctgttgtggccgccgccatggccgccgtgcTGGGCTTAGCCCAGAAGCAGATCACTCTGAACTTCTCTGTTTTGATCACttgtgaaccaaggagtttctgaaacaaacaaaaaaaacttGTGAACCAAGGAGATCGCGGGTACAACATTTCTTTTCTTCCTTGCACCGAAAAAAGGATTTTTCCAACAGATTGCAAAAAAAATCTGTTTCAAAAANNNNNNNNNNNNNNNNNNNNNNNNNNNNNNNNNNNNNNNNNNNNNNNNNNNNNNNNNNNNNNNNNNNNNNNNNNNNNNNNNNNNNNNNNNNNNNNNNNNNNNNNNNNNNNNNNNNNNNNNNNNNNNNNNNNNNNNNNNNNNNNNNNNNNNNNNNNNNNNNNNNNNNNNNNNNNNNNNNNNNNNNNNNNAAAATATATATTTTTTTTGGTTCAAAAAAAAATCTGTTCAAAAATCGGCAAGAAATTTGATTCTTGCCGAGAACATGACATTGCAAAATTCAGAAGTTGGCATAAATTGAGCCAAAAGAGTCTACTCTCAGAAACTAAGCACCAAATTGCACTGCTGAGTAGTATACGTATGAAGTGCACAAAGACCCAAGAGAACATCAAGAAAAAAACAGATACAAATGGTACAGTAGCTTCACTTCCACCAAAGGTAATCTCAACAAAACAAACAACTAGAGAGAAAACTGGAACCATAGAGATCACTATCTAGATTGTTGATCAAAAGCACCGAACAACATCTGATGCAAGGCAAGTTGGGAATCCCTGAGCCGACAGTGTAGGTCAAGAGAATATGGACGATCGCGAAAGGACGTTCAACAACAAGAACAAACAGCTTGTTCTGCCTCACAAAATCGATGGTTTTGATTTTTAACATAACCAGGTTATTACCGGTACCAGTCGCCTACCTGCATAGAATAGTATACATTGTACATACCGTCCAAAGTTCTTGTTGTGCTGCTCCTGCATACTAATCAATTAACCTTGGAAGGGTTTCTTCCTCCTAGTGAAGTTTTTATAGCGTGTTTGAGTTCGATTGTGGGAGAGAAAAACAGTGCAAGTTTCTGCATTTT is from Triticum aestivum cultivar Chinese Spring chromosome 3A, IWGSC CS RefSeq v2.1, whole genome shotgun sequence and encodes:
- the LOC123057193 gene encoding uncharacterized protein; the encoded protein is MAAVPVGAPPPAKRKKEGPDCLETSPVPPAMVGADWSSLPYDLLRRIADTLLDTNDVDCYMDLRAVCRHWRSTTDDPRSDATDPRFRPRQWIVLDEVFTSDTRRLLVNTASGRCLHRELPQLRDHHIVATTLGGFFVLADKSPPHAARVFNPLTGGLISFSAPVPPEGKVAAAVCFGMASPMLTLLCDSSRKHYTAFPDSECFITHEHEHQHKHNYGILRMAIRGGFDGGLQ